The following are from one region of the Parvularculales bacterium genome:
- a CDS encoding MFS transporter: protein MTTNTAADAAEVFTPKYRRNVLLLLTAVYTVNFVDRQILSILLEPVKHALELSDTQLGFLSGIAFAIFYATLGIPIAMLADRYNRRRIITLSLSLFSLMTAVCGFVTNFWQLAVARIGVGIGEAGTSPPSHSIISDLYPREERASALAFFSLGVNAGILIGFLVGGWVNVYFGWRITFLTVGLPGLLLAIFVRYWLREPPRGYADGHTKTVETPPIKEVLRYLWGRRAFIHIALATALSSFIGYGAIAWLPSFLARSHGLDTGQSGTALALIIGIAGGCGTYMGGVLADKLSKRDVRWNMWLPVLAALIGVPFSVAFYLVDDTVFALILYAISAVVSLFYLGPSFAMCQAIAEPRMRAVTAALLLFILNIIGLGLGPQTVGILSDLLETGFGQDSLRYSLLIVNIFGLWAMVHFMCAARHLKDNLDRVGER, encoded by the coding sequence ATGACAACCAACACCGCTGCGGATGCCGCCGAAGTTTTTACACCAAAATATCGACGCAATGTGCTGCTTTTGCTGACCGCCGTCTATACCGTCAATTTTGTAGACCGGCAGATATTGTCCATCCTTCTGGAACCCGTCAAACACGCTCTTGAATTGTCTGATACCCAGTTAGGCTTTTTGTCGGGTATTGCCTTTGCTATTTTTTATGCCACCCTTGGTATTCCCATCGCCATGCTGGCAGACCGCTACAATCGCCGCCGCATCATCACTCTTTCCTTAAGTCTGTTTAGTTTGATGACCGCCGTGTGTGGTTTCGTCACAAACTTCTGGCAGTTGGCGGTAGCCCGGATAGGGGTTGGCATAGGCGAAGCAGGTACCAGCCCTCCGTCTCATTCCATCATCTCTGATTTGTACCCTCGGGAAGAACGGGCCTCGGCGTTAGCGTTTTTTTCTCTCGGGGTGAATGCGGGGATCCTGATAGGTTTTCTGGTGGGGGGATGGGTCAACGTTTACTTTGGATGGCGGATTACCTTTTTAACTGTGGGGCTGCCCGGTCTGCTGTTGGCGATCTTCGTACGCTACTGGTTGCGCGAGCCGCCGCGCGGGTATGCGGATGGTCATACGAAAACCGTTGAAACGCCTCCCATAAAAGAAGTGCTGCGCTATTTATGGGGCAGGCGGGCTTTTATTCATATCGCTCTGGCAACGGCTCTGAGTTCATTTATCGGTTATGGGGCGATTGCCTGGTTGCCGTCTTTCCTGGCCCGCTCTCATGGGCTGGATACCGGCCAGAGTGGAACGGCACTGGCTCTTATTATTGGTATTGCCGGTGGTTGTGGTACTTACATGGGGGGAGTGCTGGCAGATAAACTCTCTAAGCGCGACGTACGCTGGAACATGTGGTTGCCGGTTTTGGCTGCTCTTATCGGAGTACCTTTTTCTGTCGCTTTTTATTTGGTGGACGATACCGTTTTTGCGCTTATCCTGTATGCTATTTCGGCGGTGGTGAGTTTGTTTTACCTCGGGCCGTCATTTGCCATGTGTCAGGCCATAGCGGAGCCCCGCATGCGTGCGGTGACCGCTGCCCTGTTGCTCTTTATTCTGAACATTATCGGTCTTGGGTTAGGACCGCAAACCGTCGGCATTTTGAGTGACCTGCTGGAAACGGGCTTTGGGCAGGATTCTTTGCGTTACTCTCTTCTCATTGTAAATATTTTTGGCCTGTGGGCTATGGTTCACTTCATGTGCGCCGCTCGCCATCTCAAAGACAATCTGGACCGGGTAGGCGAAAGGTAA